The following is a genomic window from Patescibacteria group bacterium.
CGTTTGTGGTGATGTCAGTGATATATATGGCGACATCACAGGTGTTAAAGGTGATGTTACCAACATTGAGGGTGATGTCACTGGCCATAAAGGAAACATCAAGTTTCTGATAAAAAAAGAAAATGTTGTGGTCTTTTAATAAACAACCCCCACAGAAGCATTTTGCTTCTGTGGGGGTTTTTGTTTAGTAATAAAAAAAAGCCACACAATGTATATGATGAGTGGCTAAACTATAAATCATTAATGTCAGTAACGTGGTGGGGATTGGTATCCACGTGGCACATTTGTATGACTGTATGCCTGTTCTTTGAGCTTTGCGATGCGTTCTTCCAAAGTCATTCTTTTCAATTTTACAAGATGCTTCTGTTTTTTCCTATTCTCTATATTATATTTGCAAGAGTCACAAATCGATGGTAAAGGATCTCCAGAAGCAACCATAACCTCTTTGTTCTTTCCGCAGGCGAGGCAAAGGATTGTTACGCTAAATGCCATATCATTTTCCTCGTTGTTTCGATAACTGAACACAATATACTACATTGTTTAAAACATGCAATAATCTTCAGTTATAGAGAAATATATGATAGGATCCGTATTTTGCGCTTCGGCGCTCTTTTTTTTATTCAGTTTTATGCGGTTTCTTGTTTTTTATATTTTTCTTTTTCTCTTCTTCATATACTCTCCTTCTCAAAGATGCGGTTGAGTATGTATGATTTCTGCTATTGAAATACATTTCAATAGGAAGTTCGTGTCCCGTATATTCTTTACCTTTCCAATCCTCCCCTATAATCCTTATGTCTATATCTAATGTTTTCAAAATATCGTGAAGGTCTGCCTCGGTATTGTATATAATTACCTCGTCAATATATTTTATAGCTTCTAAAACTTCTTTTCTTTCTTCCAGACTCTGAGTGGGTTTATTCTTATACGCTCTATCCAACGTCGGATCAGTCTGTAACCCAATGATAAGATAGTCACACACTGTTTTACACTCTTTAAACATTCGCGCATGACCAATATGGAATAAATCAAATGCACCTGCTGTAAAACCTTTTTTCATATATTACCTATTACTCTATAATCACACA
Proteins encoded in this region:
- a CDS encoding adenylyltransferase/cytidyltransferase family protein; the protein is MKKGFTAGAFDLFHIGHARMFKECKTVCDYLIIGLQTDPTLDRAYKNKPTQSLEERKEVLEAIKYIDEVIIYNTEADLHDILKTLDIDIRIIGEDWKGKEYTGHELPIEMYFNSRNHTYSTASLRRRVYEEEKKKNIKNKKPHKTE